A stretch of Campylobacter volucris DNA encodes these proteins:
- the cysS gene encoding cysteine--tRNA ligase: MILFDSVQKKKCQFVPKEKNKVYIYLCGPTVYDDAHLGHARSSVCFDLLQRVLIANDYEVIFTRNYTDIDDKILKKMQESKKSLEEITNFYIQSYENDMQALNILEPNYKPKATAYIKEMIDYIQNLLDKDFAYKLDDGIYFDTSKDKKYFCISNRNLEDTKSRLEENNTKKNPSDFVLWKFDEKFYPAIFGTGRPGWHTECVVMIESIYKDKLDIHAGGMDLLFPHHENEASQCRCKNNYELANFWLHNGFVQINGEKMSKSLGNSFFLKDSLKIFCAEAIRFYLLSSHYRANFNYSLEDLKSSKKRLDKFYRLKKRLNLNAFDDLKPKFKNPITKSIIESLNDDLNSSKALALMDEFINECNNYLDKNPKDKTYKDLSSEILHELGFIFGIGKIDTIKYFQFGISKEECEKIEKQIILRNEAKQAKNYALADQIRDDLAKENILLMDTPNGVVWEKNE, from the coding sequence ATGATCTTGTTTGATAGTGTCCAAAAGAAAAAATGCCAATTTGTTCCTAAAGAAAAAAATAAAGTATATATTTATTTATGCGGACCTACTGTGTATGATGATGCACATTTAGGACATGCTAGAAGTAGTGTTTGTTTTGATTTATTACAAAGAGTGTTGATAGCTAATGATTATGAAGTGATTTTTACAAGAAATTACACAGATATTGATGATAAAATTTTAAAAAAAATGCAAGAAAGTAAAAAAAGCTTAGAAGAAATTACAAATTTTTATATCCAAAGTTATGAAAATGATATGCAAGCTTTAAACATCCTAGAGCCAAACTACAAACCAAAAGCTACAGCTTATATTAAAGAAATGATTGATTATATTCAAAATTTGTTAGATAAAGATTTTGCATATAAACTTGATGATGGAATTTATTTTGATACAAGCAAAGATAAAAAATATTTTTGCATATCAAATAGAAATTTAGAAGATACAAAGTCTCGTTTAGAGGAAAATAATACTAAAAAAAATCCAAGTGATTTTGTATTATGGAAATTTGATGAAAAATTTTATCCTGCTATTTTTGGCACTGGTAGGCCTGGATGGCACACAGAATGTGTTGTAATGATAGAAAGTATTTACAAAGATAAATTAGACATCCATGCTGGCGGAATGGATCTTCTTTTTCCTCATCATGAAAATGAAGCAAGTCAATGTCGTTGTAAAAATAATTATGAATTAGCAAATTTTTGGCTTCATAATGGTTTTGTACAAATTAATGGCGAAAAAATGAGTAAAAGCTTGGGTAATAGCTTTTTTTTAAAAGATTCTTTAAAAATATTTTGCGCAGAAGCAATTAGATTTTATCTACTAAGTTCTCATTATAGGGCTAATTTTAATTATTCTTTAGAAGATTTAAAAAGTTCTAAAAAAAGACTTGATAAATTTTATCGTTTGAAAAAACGCTTAAATTTAAATGCCTTTGATGATTTAAAACCTAAATTTAAAAATCCAATCACCAAAAGCATTATAGAATCTTTAAATGATGATTTAAACAGCTCTAAAGCCTTAGCTCTTATGGATGAATTTATTAATGAATGCAATAATTATTTAGATAAAAATCCAAAAGATAAAACATATAAGGATTTAAGTAGCGAAATTTTGCACGAGCTTGGTTTTATTTTTGGCATAGGAAAAATAGACACTATAAAATATTTTCAATTTGGCATTAGCAAAGAAGAATGTGAAAAAATAGAAAAACAAATTATTTTGCGCAATGAAGCCAAACAAGCAAAAAACTATGCCTTAGCTGATCAAATCCGCGATGATTTAGCCAAAGAAAATATTTTATTAATGGATACGCCAAATGGCGTTGTATGGGAAAAAAATGAATAA
- the murJ gene encoding murein biosynthesis integral membrane protein MurJ — MKKNIIFKNFIINSFGILFSRVLGVLRDIILALYLGAGVYSDIFFVALKMPAFFRRIFAEGAFGQAFLPSFLKASKKGAFCLNVLAQFSIIVFLLCVLVSFFSTFFTKIFAFGFNQETILLAAPLVSINFWYLFFIFLVTFLGALLNYKQKFFITSFSASFFNLFVVIAGFFVSKEEPLKALYYFSYATVLSGVAQLIWHIIALKNTKILKSMFFSIKFERTKAKLDKFHSTFMHGLLGSSANQLSSLLDTTIASFLMAGSISYLYYSNRVFQLPLALFAIALSQVSFPKILKHLKANEENKALIFMQKALEYLSILLILATIVGIILAKEIVEFLFQRGNFNEQDTIITALLLQAYLLGLLPFGLQKLFSLWLYAKFKQKTAAIIAFKTLFISAFFSIVIILLIKEDEYKSLGIALASSISAFYLLFANIKEFGFKNLLAILRIKFWVLSFIFLSFFAFVLYESKSVLIKFLIYCYHFFKGLFL; from the coding sequence ATGAAAAAAAATATTATTTTTAAAAATTTTATTATCAATTCTTTTGGAATTTTATTTTCAAGAGTATTAGGTGTTTTAAGAGATATTATCTTAGCTTTATACTTAGGTGCTGGCGTATATAGTGATATTTTTTTTGTAGCTCTTAAAATGCCGGCATTTTTTAGAAGAATTTTTGCAGAAGGTGCTTTTGGGCAAGCATTCTTGCCAAGTTTTTTAAAAGCTAGCAAAAAAGGTGCTTTTTGTCTTAATGTCTTGGCTCAATTTAGCATCATTGTTTTTTTACTTTGTGTATTAGTTAGTTTTTTTTCTACTTTTTTTACAAAAATATTTGCTTTTGGATTTAACCAAGAAACTATATTATTAGCCGCTCCTTTGGTTTCGATTAATTTTTGGTATTTATTTTTTATATTTTTAGTCACTTTTTTGGGTGCTTTGTTAAATTACAAGCAAAAGTTTTTCATCACTTCTTTTTCTGCTTCTTTTTTTAATCTTTTTGTAGTTATAGCTGGATTTTTTGTCAGCAAAGAAGAGCCATTAAAAGCTTTGTATTATTTTTCTTATGCAACTGTTTTAAGCGGAGTTGCTCAACTTATATGGCATATAATTGCTTTAAAAAATACTAAAATTTTAAAAAGTATGTTTTTTAGTATTAAATTTGAAAGAACAAAAGCAAAACTTGATAAATTTCACTCTACTTTTATGCATGGACTTTTAGGTTCTTCTGCAAATCAACTTAGCTCCTTACTTGATACTACTATTGCAAGTTTTTTAATGGCAGGAAGTATTTCGTATTTGTATTATTCCAATAGAGTTTTTCAGCTTCCTTTGGCCTTATTTGCAATAGCTTTAAGCCAAGTAAGCTTTCCTAAAATTTTAAAACACTTAAAAGCAAATGAAGAAAATAAAGCCTTGATATTTATGCAAAAAGCCTTAGAATATTTAAGTATATTGCTGATCTTAGCCACCATTGTAGGAATAATTTTAGCCAAAGAAATTGTTGAATTTTTATTCCAACGAGGAAATTTTAACGAACAAGATACTATCATTACTGCATTGTTGTTACAAGCTTATCTTTTAGGATTATTACCATTTGGTTTGCAAAAATTATTTTCTTTGTGGTTATATGCAAAATTTAAACAAAAAACAGCTGCTATTATTGCTTTTAAAACTTTATTTATATCAGCTTTTTTTAGCATAGTTATTATCTTACTTATAAAAGAAGATGAATATAAAAGTTTGGGTATAGCCTTAGCATCTTCTATCAGTGCTTTTTATCTACTTTTTGCAAATATAAAAGAATTTGGTTTTAAAAATCTTTTGGCTATACTTAGGATTAAATTTTGGGTGTTAAGCTTTATCTTTTTAAGTTTTTTTGCTTTTGTGCTATATGAAAGTAAAAGTGTTTTGATAAAATTTTTGATTTATTGTTATCATTTTTTTAAAGGTTTATTTTTATGA
- a CDS encoding flagellar assembly protein A, producing MKENAILYTKDPYKELLSFALANKIDAKNLDFKLLSFNTSYTFDNQTWHKVNEQQLQIFEEDENFLNPNLNIEQEYKIQIDTKANIASSKINVELKTDELCTFLKAIVKANENISYHEKIALDVFEAVYKQMIKEGFLLGFRIFDFKKQIINFNAKVKEKKAFNFEIEFEVSKGLKPQTSIDEKIIFHYLEKLKNLDDMMNRNYVAPVGKDELAIERIKPKDGKEGRDLKFKFLKSLPPKLNEEKISVSNNFEIKEDEESIKYIAKKDGFIIVNNSTYEIENHLELKKVDFKSTGSIWAGLDKQVSIVVKNTNLLEEAVGPRITLEAQELEVVGNIAQESTLRAKKLLLKGSMHQKSKIYGENVEVDILKGYCKANEFKAEGLENGILRAKKVNIKKAMGGEIIADEIYIEELFNNCVCSAKKLIHIGKVQGTGNKLIIEHAKIFEQDGSGEVLLQNLENNKIEQEKTKNELEEIRHTIHVSKDSVKLLQQKAKEFMAAKKPIPQAYKSTINDYNHKIELFNHLKITLENLIEQEKDGIEKLKKVQEELLEAKIINKNGDWADLNEIKFKLLYPSKELTFSPQKEEKIQCLQLIKIGEDDTSYEIRTLATYKEDQ from the coding sequence ATGAAAGAAAATGCGATTTTATATACCAAAGATCCTTATAAAGAACTTTTATCGTTTGCTCTTGCAAATAAAATTGATGCTAAAAATTTAGATTTTAAGCTTTTAAGTTTTAACACTTCTTATACTTTTGATAATCAAACTTGGCATAAAGTAAATGAGCAACAATTGCAAATTTTTGAAGAAGATGAAAATTTTTTAAATCCAAATTTAAATATAGAACAAGAATATAAAATTCAAATTGATACAAAAGCAAATATTGCAAGTTCTAAAATAAATGTAGAATTAAAAACCGATGAATTATGCACTTTTTTAAAAGCTATTGTAAAAGCTAATGAAAATATTTCATATCATGAAAAAATTGCCTTAGATGTTTTTGAAGCTGTTTATAAACAGATGATAAAAGAAGGATTTTTACTTGGATTTAGAATTTTTGATTTTAAAAAACAAATTATCAATTTTAATGCAAAAGTTAAAGAAAAAAAAGCATTTAATTTTGAGATAGAATTTGAAGTGAGTAAGGGTTTAAAACCACAAACTAGCATTGATGAAAAAATTATTTTTCATTATCTTGAAAAATTAAAAAATCTTGATGATATGATGAATAGAAACTATGTGGCTCCTGTGGGAAAAGATGAGCTTGCTATAGAAAGGATAAAACCCAAAGATGGAAAAGAGGGTAGGGATTTAAAATTTAAATTTTTAAAATCTTTACCACCTAAACTCAATGAAGAAAAAATAAGTGTTTCTAATAATTTTGAAATCAAAGAAGATGAAGAAAGTATAAAGTATATAGCAAAAAAAGATGGTTTTATTATAGTTAATAATTCTACATATGAAATAGAAAATCATTTAGAACTTAAAAAGGTAGATTTTAAAAGCACTGGTTCTATTTGGGCGGGATTAGATAAACAAGTGAGTATTGTTGTTAAAAATACTAATTTATTAGAAGAGGCTGTAGGACCTAGGATAACCCTAGAAGCTCAAGAACTTGAAGTAGTAGGAAATATAGCTCAAGAATCCACCTTAAGAGCTAAAAAGCTTTTGCTTAAAGGTAGTATGCATCAAAAAAGTAAAATTTATGGAGAAAATGTTGAGGTAGATATCTTAAAAGGATATTGTAAGGCAAATGAATTTAAAGCTGAAGGCTTAGAAAATGGAATTCTTAGAGCAAAAAAAGTTAATATCAAAAAAGCTATGGGTGGAGAGATTATCGCAGATGAAATTTATATAGAAGAACTTTTTAATAATTGTGTGTGTAGTGCAAAAAAACTTATACATATAGGTAAAGTTCAAGGAACTGGTAATAAACTAATTATAGAGCATGCTAAAATTTTTGAGCAAGATGGCAGTGGTGAAGTATTATTGCAAAATTTAGAAAATAATAAAATTGAGCAAGAAAAAACCAAAAATGAATTAGAAGAAATAAGACATACCATCCATGTAAGTAAAGATTCTGTAAAGCTTTTACAGCAAAAGGCAAAAGAATTTATGGCCGCTAAAAAACCTATACCACAAGCTTACAAAAGCACGATTAATGATTATAATCACAAAATAGAACTTTTTAATCATTTAAAAATCACACTAGAAAATTTGATAGAGCAAGAAAAAGATGGTATTGAAAAATTAAAAAAAGTTCAAGAAGAATTGTTAGAAGCAAAAATTATTAATAAAAATGGCGATTGGGCGGATTTAAATGAAATTAAATTTAAATTATTATATCCAAGTAAAGAATTAACTTTTTCTCCTCAAAAAGAAGAAAAAATTCAATGCCTGCAGTTAATAAAAATAGGTGAAGATGATACAAGTTATGAAATTCGCACACTTGCTACTTATAAGGAAGATCAATGA
- the ruvA gene encoding Holliday junction branch migration protein RuvA, with protein sequence MIVAIEGQITKKDPTFVFLKTSNGISYGINVSLFCSAKFNKNDKIELLITQIIKEDSHKLYGFLDINEQKMFELLIKISGIGATTAMAVCSSLDTNAFYTALQNGDENVFKKVPGIGSKSAKRIIAELSDAKINIENSNPAHSQALAALLSLGFKQENILKALSACQNLETSELIKEALKKLA encoded by the coding sequence ATGATAGTTGCAATAGAAGGTCAAATAACCAAAAAAGATCCTACTTTTGTATTTTTAAAAACATCAAATGGAATAAGTTATGGAATTAATGTATCTTTATTTTGTTCTGCAAAATTTAATAAAAATGACAAAATAGAATTATTAATAACTCAAATTATCAAAGAAGACTCTCATAAACTTTATGGATTTTTAGATATAAATGAGCAAAAAATGTTTGAATTGTTGATTAAAATTAGCGGAATTGGAGCAACTACTGCTATGGCTGTTTGCTCAAGTTTGGATACAAATGCATTTTATACAGCATTGCAAAATGGCGACGAGAATGTGTTTAAAAAAGTTCCAGGCATAGGGTCAAAAAGCGCTAAAAGAATTATCGCAGAATTAAGCGATGCTAAAATAAATATTGAAAATTCAAATCCAGCACATTCTCAAGCTTTAGCAGCATTACTTTCTTTAGGATTTAAACAAGAAAATATTTTAAAAGCTTTAAGTGCTTGTCAAAATTTAGAAACTAGTGAGCTTATAAAAGAAGCTTTGAAAAAATTAGCATAA
- a CDS encoding D-alanine--D-alanine ligase encodes MVYGIIFGANSYEHEISIVSAVVLKKVLKAQKKFIFCDDKKEFYLIDEAKMNAKTFSSGAYKKEKQLILKQGGFFIKNLLGDKKVEVDMMINIVHGKDGEDGKIAALLDFYGLKYIGPRLEASVLSFNKIFTKLYAKSVGVKTLDYKVLNLHQDKNENINFPCILKPARLGSSIGISIVKNEEDFKYAKDIAYEFDDDIVVENFISNIKEYNLAGCMINDEFCFSMIEEPKKNEILDFEQKYLGFSESNKISEADISEELKQKLKDNFSKIYNPLFKGALIRCDFFVIDDEVYLNEINPNPGSLANYLFEDFTQIINTLAKNINLEKQIKIDYKFLHNINGQKGKL; translated from the coding sequence ATGGTATATGGGATTATTTTTGGTGCAAATTCATACGAGCATGAAATTAGCATAGTAAGTGCAGTGGTCTTAAAAAAAGTCTTAAAAGCTCAAAAAAAATTTATATTTTGTGATGATAAAAAAGAATTTTATCTTATTGATGAAGCCAAAATGAATGCAAAGACTTTTAGTAGTGGTGCATATAAAAAGGAAAAACAATTGATTTTAAAGCAGGGTGGTTTTTTTATCAAAAATTTACTTGGCGATAAAAAAGTTGAAGTAGATATGATGATTAATATCGTTCATGGTAAAGACGGAGAAGATGGTAAAATAGCTGCTTTATTGGATTTTTATGGTTTAAAATACATTGGTCCAAGATTAGAAGCTAGTGTTTTATCTTTTAATAAAATCTTTACAAAGCTTTATGCAAAAAGTGTTGGGGTTAAAACTCTTGATTATAAGGTTTTAAATTTACATCAAGATAAAAATGAAAATATTAATTTTCCTTGTATTTTAAAACCTGCAAGACTTGGTAGTAGTATTGGTATTAGTATAGTTAAAAATGAAGAAGATTTTAAATATGCAAAAGATATTGCTTATGAATTTGATGATGATATCGTGGTTGAAAATTTTATAAGCAATATAAAAGAATACAATCTTGCAGGATGTATGATCAATGATGAATTTTGTTTTTCTATGATAGAAGAACCTAAAAAAAATGAAATTTTAGATTTTGAGCAAAAATATTTAGGTTTTTCAGAGAGTAATAAAATTAGCGAAGCTGATATTAGCGAGGAATTAAAACAAAAATTAAAAGATAATTTTAGTAAAATTTATAATCCTTTATTTAAAGGTGCTTTAATTCGTTGTGATTTTTTTGTGATTGATGATGAGGTTTATTTAAATGAAATTAATCCAAATCCAGGTTCATTAGCTAATTATCTTTTTGAAGATTTTACTCAAATTATAAATACACTAGCAAAAAATATTAATCTTGAAAAACAAATTAAGATTGATTATAAATTTTTACATAATATTAATGGACAAAAAGGTAAATTATAA
- a CDS encoding type II toxin-antitoxin system Phd/YefM family antitoxin: protein MTTFSKDEIYTATEVVRNFSTILEKTKKSENGRLVIVKNNKFEAVLLSFEEYERLSEAVMLLENIYKQKANDGKD from the coding sequence ATGACCACTTTTAGCAAAGATGAAATTTATACTGCAACTGAAGTGGTAAGAAATTTTAGCACCATACTTGAAAAAACTAAAAAAAGTGAAAATGGTAGGCTTGTTATAGTTAAAAATAATAAATTTGAAGCTGTTTTGCTTAGTTTTGAAGAATATGAGCGTTTGAGTGAAGCTGTAATGCTTTTAGAAAATATTTATAAGCAAAAGGCAAACGATGGCAAAGACTAG
- a CDS encoding alpha/beta fold hydrolase: MAKTRVYSNGYFYNLSYEILNLQCKNTMLILHGWGANKELMKQAFGQYLKDYKQIYLDLPGFGNSSTDVAMDSYAYARVVEDFIKTLEIKVDFLMGHSFGGKVATLMCKQHAYKGLILLSSAGVVLPKSFKVKFKIALFKILKHFPYSDNIRKFFISKDAQGMNEIMYETFKKVVNENLEQEFQSLSNPILIFWGNEDKATPLKSGAIIHSLAKKGKFYSLEGDHFFFLKHAQFISETIDKEFAINA; this comes from the coding sequence ATGGCAAAGACTAGAGTGTATTCTAATGGCTATTTTTATAATCTAAGTTATGAAATTTTAAATTTACAATGCAAAAATACCATGCTTATCTTACATGGTTGGGGAGCTAATAAAGAGCTTATGAAACAAGCTTTTGGCCAATATTTAAAAGATTACAAACAAATTTATCTTGATTTGCCTGGTTTTGGTAATTCAAGCACCGATGTAGCTATGGATTCTTATGCTTATGCAAGAGTTGTAGAGGATTTTATAAAAACTCTTGAAATTAAGGTCGATTTTTTAATGGGTCATTCTTTTGGTGGAAAAGTTGCTACTTTGATGTGTAAGCAACATGCTTATAAGGGTTTGATTTTGCTTTCTAGTGCGGGTGTGGTTTTGCCAAAAAGTTTTAAGGTTAAATTTAAAATTGCACTTTTTAAAATTTTAAAACATTTTCCATATAGCGATAATATTAGAAAATTTTTCATCAGTAAAGATGCTCAAGGTATGAATGAGATTATGTATGAAACTTTTAAAAAAGTTGTCAATGAAAATTTAGAGCAAGAATTTCAAAGCTTATCTAATCCTATTTTGATTTTTTGGGGCAATGAAGATAAAGCCACGCCGTTAAAAAGTGGAGCTATAATACATTCTTTAGCAAAAAAAGGAAAATTTTATTCTTTAGAAGGCGATCATTTTTTCTTTTTAAAGCATGCTCAATTTATCAGTGAAACAATCGATAAGGAATTTGCAATTAATGCTTGA
- a CDS encoding Mur ligase family protein — translation MLEIISFLSLNFIIGFYLILALQWYSYKFSRIFLHFAKPLWHVYFIFIPYVFFIFSLYINNFLPYLIAFVCCLAYGVYLYKNLDKKLVFTARIKRYFLCLFVFSVVFVNFHYLGLEALICAFVCSFLIEKINQLYFIQKAKKKIFANDDLKIILITASFGKTSIKNFLYELLKEQYICYKTPRSVNTFLGIIKDINENLNPNTQIYIVEAGARKQNDILEITQFLNPQFCIVGEIGLAHLEYFKTRENIRKTKLEALNSKRLEKYFLHSSTLYKDEFYDNFLTQVQASLDGLQFKMKLDNQEYSFYTPLLGAFNAYNLSACIAMSYYLKVDINDIVKNVAKLKPVEHRLEIISKEPKFIIDDGFNGNFKGMSQSYELCKTYQGRRVLVTPGIVEVNEEENIKLCKIINECFDFVIITSEVNSQILNKYIELENIVLKDKTKLVETLANFTKNGDLILFSNDAPSFM, via the coding sequence ATGCTTGAAATTATTTCTTTTTTGAGTTTAAATTTTATTATAGGTTTTTATTTGATTTTGGCTTTGCAATGGTATTCTTATAAATTTAGTAGGATTTTCTTGCATTTTGCTAAACCTTTGTGGCATGTATATTTTATCTTTATTCCATATGTATTTTTTATTTTTTCTTTATATATCAATAATTTTTTACCATATTTAATCGCGTTTGTATGTTGTTTGGCTTATGGTGTGTATTTATATAAAAATTTAGATAAAAAATTAGTTTTTACAGCTAGAATTAAACGATATTTTTTGTGTTTGTTTGTATTTAGTGTAGTTTTTGTAAATTTTCATTATTTAGGATTAGAAGCATTAATCTGTGCTTTTGTATGCAGTTTTTTAATAGAAAAAATCAACCAATTGTATTTTATACAAAAGGCTAAGAAAAAAATTTTTGCAAATGATGATTTAAAGATTATTTTAATTACCGCAAGTTTTGGTAAAACAAGTATAAAAAATTTTTTATATGAACTTTTAAAAGAGCAATATATTTGCTATAAAACCCCACGAAGCGTAAATACTTTTTTAGGAATTATCAAAGATATAAACGAAAATTTAAATCCAAATACTCAAATTTACATAGTTGAAGCAGGTGCTAGAAAACAAAATGATATTTTAGAAATCACTCAATTTTTAAATCCTCAATTTTGCATAGTAGGGGAGATAGGTTTGGCTCATCTTGAGTATTTTAAAACCCGAGAAAATATACGCAAGACTAAATTAGAAGCATTAAATTCAAAGCGTTTGGAAAAATATTTTCTTCACTCAAGTACTTTATATAAGGATGAATTTTATGATAATTTTTTAACTCAAGTGCAAGCTAGTTTAGATGGATTGCAATTTAAGATGAAACTTGATAATCAAGAATATAGTTTTTACACGCCATTACTTGGAGCTTTTAATGCTTATAATTTAAGTGCGTGTATAGCGATGAGTTATTATTTAAAAGTGGATATAAATGATATTGTTAAAAATGTGGCTAAATTAAAACCTGTAGAGCATAGATTGGAAATTATTTCAAAAGAGCCTAAATTTATCATTGATGATGGTTTTAATGGAAATTTTAAAGGTATGAGTCAAAGTTATGAGCTTTGTAAAACTTATCAAGGTCGTAGAGTGCTTGTCACACCTGGTATAGTTGAAGTTAATGAAGAAGAAAATATCAAGCTTTGTAAGATTATTAACGAGTGTTTTGATTTTGTGATTATCACTTCAGAAGTAAATAGTCAAATTTTAAACAAATACATCGAGCTTGAAAATATTGTTTTAAAAGATAAAACTAAATTGGTAGAAACTTTGGCTAATTTTACAAAAAATGGAGATTTGATTTTATTTTCAAATGATGCACCAAGTTTTATGTAA
- the flgH gene encoding flagellar basal body L-ring protein FlgH, which produces MKFKNVSLYMLPLVMIGCSATVDPHINMKPPAYVEELAPKQNHNTQTNPGSLFGKGDNPLFSDKKAMNVNDLVTVVIRETATQNSQGSKATSKNNNVNLGGGQITTGAGLSKARDFLNDYTNVGYKTASTSQYQGTGTQTRSENFQTTISARVIKVLSNGNYFIEGSRELLINGEKQIIQLSGVIRPYDISQDNMIDSKYIADAKILYKTEGDIDKSTRKPWGTKFMETVWPF; this is translated from the coding sequence ATGAAATTTAAAAATGTTAGTTTATATATGTTACCTTTGGTAATGATTGGTTGTAGCGCTACGGTAGATCCACATATTAACATGAAACCACCTGCTTATGTAGAAGAACTTGCACCAAAGCAAAATCATAACACGCAAACCAATCCTGGCTCGCTTTTTGGAAAAGGAGATAATCCATTATTTTCTGATAAAAAAGCTATGAATGTAAATGACTTAGTAACTGTAGTAATTAGAGAAACTGCTACACAAAATTCACAAGGCTCTAAAGCCACTAGCAAAAACAACAATGTCAATTTAGGCGGTGGACAAATCACAACAGGAGCTGGACTTAGCAAAGCAAGGGATTTTTTAAATGATTATACCAATGTAGGCTACAAAACTGCTAGCACTTCACAATATCAAGGCACAGGAACTCAAACTAGAAGTGAAAATTTCCAAACAACCATTTCAGCAAGAGTAATCAAAGTATTATCTAATGGAAATTATTTCATAGAAGGAAGTAGAGAGCTTTTGATAAATGGTGAAAAACAAATTATCCAACTTAGTGGCGTTATAAGACCTTATGATATTTCTCAAGATAATATGATAGATAGTAAATACATTGCTGATGCAAAAATTCTTTATAAAACCGAAGGCGATATAGACAAATCTACCCGCAAACCTTGGGGAACAAAATTTATGGAAACTGTTTGGCCTTTTTAA